One window of Pithys albifrons albifrons isolate INPA30051 chromosome 18, PitAlb_v1, whole genome shotgun sequence genomic DNA carries:
- the LOC139680427 gene encoding bactericidal permeability-increasing protein-like: MAGPAAPKVWGTVPPCQAFRSQHHPQGITWLCLLLLLPVCVPVTVTNPGIKAWLTRSALEFGHRFGLELLQSTLQKEHELNLTGSYNTPLLGTLTYAVPRIHIHELQMNDSTLAFAEDVGVRLMVQRAQIRLSADWAAQLGAIQDGGSVELHMQDLAVAAVLGVSEDGSGRPTVWSAGCDAHGTDLHVEFHRGYSWLYNLLAPLLQRTLRQKLNKQLCYELQRGIDRLDGVLKHMKVSTQLDAFAAIDHSLLGPPAITAEHGVIALKGEVFRVGMHQKRLSALPVALPMALPTPLPMALPVSLPTPMPKALPLAREPMLLLAVTDFVANSAAFTYFMAGALRRNVSSDMLPRRFPLQLRTKNMGVFSHQLQEQYQDQPMELLLWAHQQPLISCHPDALHGTLFSSAEAFVVLPNTTRVPVFLLNIDANVTGKPTITRNRLGGTVRLTGLSVTQVASKVGPVQVKPLETLLKFGLWLFGVPKANKWLRTGIPLPLPRGLNLLSPRISLQEGFMLIATDLQYEP, translated from the exons aTGGCAGGACCTGCGGCCCCCAAGGTGTGGGGCACCGTGCCCCCCTGCCAGG CCTTCAGGTCCCAGCACCATCCTCAAGGAATCACatggctctgcctcctgctcctgctgcctgtctGTGTCCCTGTCACCGTCACCAACCCCGGCATCAAGGCCTGGCTGACCCGAAGTGCTCTGGAGTTTG GCCACCGCtttgggctggagctgctccagtcaACGCTGCAGAAGGAGCATGAGCTGAACCTGACAGGCTCCTACAACACCCCACTCCTGGGGACCCTCACCTACGCTGTGCCACG GATCCACATCCATGAGCTGCAGATGAACGACTCCACACTGGCCTTTGCCGAGGATGTGGGAGTGAGGCTGATGGTGCAGCGAGCCCAAATTCGGCTCAGCGCTGACTGGGCAGCCCAGCTGGGTGCCAT ccaggaCGGGGGGTCCGTGGAGCTCCACATGCAGGACCTGGCAGTGGCAGCGGTGCTGGGGGTGAGCGAGGATGGCAGCGGCCGCCCCACAGTGTGGAGTGCTGGATGTGATGCCCATGGCACCGACCTGCACGTGGAGTTTCACCGTGGATACAG CTGGCTGTACAACCTGCTGGCACCGCTGCTCCAGAGGACCCTGCGGCAGAAGCTGAACAAGCAG CTCTGCTACGAGCTCCAGAGGGGCATTGACAGGCTGGATGGTGTCCTGAAGCACATGAAAG tgtcCACCCAGCTGGATGCCTTTGCTGCCATTGATCACTCCCTGCTGGGACCGCCAGCCATCACAGCGGAACATGGGGTCATTGCCCTCAAG GGAGAGGTCTTCAGGGTGGGAATGCACCAGAAGAGActctcagcactgccagtggCACTGCCCATGGCTTTGCCCACACCActgcccatggcactgcctgtgtCTCTGCCCACACCCATGCCCAAGGCACTGCCCTTGGCACGTGAGCCCATGTTGCTGTTGGCTGTCACTGACTTTGTTGCCAACTCAGCCGCCTTCACGTACTTCATGGCCGGAGCCCTGCGCAGGAATGTCTCCAGTGACATG ctcCCCCGGCGGTTCCCACTCCAGCTGAGGACCAAGAACATGGGGGTCTTCTCCCATCAG ctgcaggagcagtaCCAGGACCAGCCcatggagctgctcctctgggcCCACCAGCAGCCCCTGATCTCCTGCCACCCCGATGCCCTGCATGGGACCCTCTTCAGCTCTGCCGAGGCCTTCGTGGTGCTGCCCAACACCACTCGTGTCCCTGTGTTTCTGCTCAACATt GATGCCAATGTGACAGGAAAGCCAACTATCACCAGGAACAGGCTTGGGGGCACTGTGAGACTGACAGG GCTCAGTGTGACACAGGTGGCATCAAAGGTGGGCCCAGTGCAG GTGAAGCCCCTGGAGACCCTACTGAAGTTTGGGCTGTGGCTTTTTGGGGTGCCCAAAGCAAACA AGTGGCTCCGGACTGGcatccctctgcccctcccacGTGGCCTCAACCTGCTCAGCCCCCGCATCTCACTGCAGGAG ggcttcATGCTCATCGCCACGGACCTGCAATATGAGCCATGA
- the ID1 gene encoding DNA-binding protein inhibitor ID-1, with translation MKVAAIAPSPLPAGAGGALKAVRPGEAARCGPVPGVSPGAAEQAAAALLYDMKGCYSRLRALVPTLPRHRRVSKVELLQHVIDYIWDLQLELQCGPPRPAAAAGDPPEAPCIPAADRILCR, from the exons ATGAAGGTCGCTGCTATCGCCCCTTCGCCGCTGCCCGCGGGCGCCGGCGGAGCGCTGAAGGCCGTGCGGCCCGGAGAGGCCGCCCGCTGCGGGCCGGTGCCGGGGGTGTCCCCCGGGGCGGCAGAGCAGGCGGCCGCCGCGCTGCTGTACGACATGAAGGGCTGCTACTCGCGGCTACGGGCGCTGGTGCCGACTCTGCCGCGACACCGGCGGGTCTCCaaggtggagctgctgcagcacgtTATCGACTACATCTGGgacctgcagctggagctgcagtgtgggcccccgcgccccgccgccgccgccggggaCCCCCCCGAG GCTCCGTGCATCCCCGCCGCTGACCGCATCCTCTGCCGCTGA